TGTTTAGGCCTTGGACCAGTAAATCGTAGATGAATTTTTCAGCTTGCAAGGACGCAAAGTCGTTCTGAAAGCGCTGTAGAACAATCTGCTGAGCACCATGGGCAACCAGTGCCTGTAATTTATCTCTTAGGGGATTGATCTGTGCAGGGTACAATTCAGGACGCTGTGTTTTATTGGCAAAAAAGGCGCGCGGGTGTGGACTAAACGTCACCACCGATGGAGTCAGTTGGCGTTGTTGAGCCTCGTCGCGTAGGCGATGCAAAATGGCTTGATGACCACGATGTACCCCATCAAAATTGCCAATGGTGACGGCACTTGCTGCGGATGAATCAAAGCGCGGCAGGTTGCGATAGATAGTAAATATAGGTTTCACGGGCAAGCTTACAAAATTGTCTTTGAAAACGTTGGAGCAGAAAATTGACAGAACCAAATAAAAAATGCCGCTTAGTAGTCCTTATTTCGGGACGCGGCTCAAATATGCAATCTATAGTAGAAACAATAAAAAATAAACAGCTGCACGCCGAAGTCGTTGCTGTGATTGCGAATAAAGCAGAGGCTAAGGGTATACAATGGGCACAAGAACAGGGCATTGCAACTCAGGTGCTAGAACACAAACAATTTGCAGATCGCTCAAGTTTTGATGCGCGCTTAGCCCAAATTGTGCAACAATACCAACCCGACTATGTGTTGTTAGCTGGCTTTATGCGTATTTTAACGCCTGAGTTTGTTCAGCAATTCACAGGGCGTTTAATCAATATACACCCTTCGTTGTTACCTTTGTTTCCAGGGCTCAATACACACCAACAAGCCATCGACGCCGAACTACAATGGCATGGTTGTACGGTGCATTTTGTGACTCCAGTCTTAGATCACGGCCCTATTATCGCTCAAGGCATAGTGCCTGTACACCATGATGATGATGCCGATACCTTAGCGCATCGCTTATTGACCATAGAACACCGTGTTTTTAACCAGGTGGTTGAATGGTTGGCCCAAGACCGTGTTCAGTTATTAGAGACAGGTCGAGTACAGGTTCTTGATACATCCCACCGAGCTTTTGTGGCTTAAAAACCT
This Paenalcaligenes faecalis DNA region includes the following protein-coding sequences:
- the purN gene encoding phosphoribosylglycinamide formyltransferase; translated protein: MTEPNKKCRLVVLISGRGSNMQSIVETIKNKQLHAEVVAVIANKAEAKGIQWAQEQGIATQVLEHKQFADRSSFDARLAQIVQQYQPDYVLLAGFMRILTPEFVQQFTGRLINIHPSLLPLFPGLNTHQQAIDAELQWHGCTVHFVTPVLDHGPIIAQGIVPVHHDDDADTLAHRLLTIEHRVFNQVVEWLAQDRVQLLETGRVQVLDTSHRAFVA